In Rhinopithecus roxellana isolate Shanxi Qingling chromosome 16, ASM756505v1, whole genome shotgun sequence, a single genomic region encodes these proteins:
- the LOC104664375 gene encoding 60S ribosomal protein L35, whose amino-acid sequence MAKIKARDLRGKKKEELLKQLDDLKVELSQLRVAKVTGGAASKLSKIRVVRKSIARVLTVINQTQKENVRKFYKGKKYKPLDLRPKKTRAMRRRLNKHEENLKTKKQQWKERLYPLRKYAVKA is encoded by the coding sequence ATGGCCAAGATCAAGGCTCGAGATCTTCgcgggaagaagaaggaggagctGCTGAAACAGCTGGATGACCTGAAGGTGGAACTGTCCCAGCTGCGCGTCGCCAAAGTGACAGGCGGTGCGGCCTCCAAGCTCTCTAAGATACGAGTCGTCCGCAAATCCATCGCCCGTGTTCTCACAGTCATTAACCAGACTCAGAAAGAAAACGTCAGGAAATTCTACAAGGGCAAGAAGTACAAGCCCCTGGACCTGCGGCCTAAGAAGACACGCGCCATGCGCCGCCGGCTCAACAAGCATGAGGAGAACCTGAAGACCAAGAAGCAGCAGTGGAAGGAGCGGCTGTACCCGCTGCGGAAGTACGCGGTCAAGGCCTGA